The following are encoded together in the Candidatus Glassbacteria bacterium genome:
- a CDS encoding tetratricopeptide repeat protein, which produces MPKKRTSIIVLCVLAIGWGVLLDFMVSNKISNGLIETCSDALKWINGNQLATAIIAAVIAGIILKFIRRKPIASPKEKQPPGTTSETDQPERKVSVEEDRKPIWNVSHPRNPYFTGREGLLASLSESLTSGEPTALTQPRAVHGLGGVGKTQLASEFCHTHRDSYEVVWWVRAEEPTTLATDYGELAVKLGLIAEADAKLAERVDATRDWLNSNGEWLLVLDNAGGPGEVKEYIPNSGSGHTIITSRNATWGGTAKPLKVEILAPEKAVKFLLDRTKQKDKKAAAALAEELGCLPLALEQAGSYMEATGQSLAGYHKLFREQCETLLGHPPGCGDYGETVRTTWEISFSKVKEESPAAVELLNLCAFLDPDNISLVDIVKQGAEHLPAALQKAAGKELELDKAVAALKKYSLLERQDNLLSLHRLVQEVVRERLSGDERTAWAGRVCTLMDEIFPFEWNDPDTWAASSALRPHAQAAAAQAGRLQVSLEQAARLYDKIGCHLHRQAVYKQALAAHQKALQLAENELGQDHEKVAIFANNLGVVLKEMGDYPAAKEHYERALRIDEVIYGPDNPNVGIRVGNLGGVLRAMGDLVGAKEHYERALKIHVNVYGPDHPDVATGVSNLGIVLQDTGDLTGAKEHYEWALRIHEAAYGPDHPTVAIDVNNLGDVHREMGDYTAAKEHYERALRIDEAAYGPDHPAVAIGVSNLGAVLGAMGDYAAAKEHYERALRICETTLGPKHPSMATRLNNLAIVLEKMSDYVGAQDYYEQALRIAEAAYSPDHPEVATVLHNLGELLENMGKLEKAKEHYERALRILRQFLGDDHSKTKATAAFLERVNKKLKD; this is translated from the coding sequence ATGCCCAAAAAGAGAACATCAATTATTGTACTTTGCGTACTTGCAATTGGCTGGGGTGTATTACTTGACTTCATGGTAAGCAATAAAATTAGCAATGGCCTAATTGAAACTTGTTCTGATGCACTGAAATGGATAAATGGTAATCAGCTTGCGACAGCGATTATTGCAGCCGTGATTGCTGGAATTATATTGAAATTTATTAGAAGAAAACCAATTGCTTCACCGAAAGAAAAACAACCTCCTGGAACAACAAGCGAAACAGACCAACCAGAGCGGAAAGTATCGGTAGAAGAAGATAGAAAACCGATCTGGAACGTCTCCCACCCCCGAAACCCCTATTTCACCGGCCGCGAGGGTTTACTTGCCAGCCTGAGCGAATCCCTCACTTCCGGCGAACCGACCGCCCTGACCCAGCCCCGGGCGGTCCATGGCCTGGGTGGGGTAGGCAAAACCCAGTTAGCCTCGGAATTCTGCCACACCCACCGCGACAGCTACGAAGTTGTCTGGTGGGTACGGGCCGAGGAACCGACCACCCTGGCGACCGACTACGGAGAACTGGCGGTTAAGCTTGGCCTGATAGCCGAAGCGGATGCCAAGCTCGCGGAGCGCGTAGACGCAACAAGGGACTGGCTCAACAGCAACGGCGAGTGGCTGCTGGTGCTGGACAATGCCGGGGGACCGGGTGAGGTAAAAGAGTACATACCGAATTCAGGTTCCGGCCATACTATTATCACCTCGCGTAACGCAACCTGGGGCGGGACCGCCAAGCCGCTGAAAGTGGAAATCCTGGCGCCGGAAAAAGCGGTAAAATTCCTGCTGGATCGTACAAAGCAGAAAGATAAAAAAGCCGCAGCCGCATTAGCCGAGGAACTGGGCTGCCTGCCCCTGGCCCTGGAGCAGGCAGGCTCGTACATGGAAGCCACCGGCCAGTCCCTAGCCGGGTATCATAAGCTGTTCCGCGAGCAGTGTGAGACTTTGCTGGGTCACCCTCCCGGCTGCGGCGACTACGGCGAGACTGTAAGAACCACCTGGGAGATTTCTTTCAGCAAAGTAAAAGAAGAATCCCCGGCGGCGGTTGAACTGCTCAACCTCTGCGCGTTCCTGGATCCGGACAATATTTCGCTGGTGGATATTGTTAAGCAGGGTGCAGAGCACCTGCCCGCCGCGCTTCAGAAAGCCGCGGGTAAAGAACTTGAATTGGACAAAGCTGTTGCCGCCCTCAAAAAATACTCCCTTCTGGAGCGGCAGGACAATTTGCTCAGTCTCCACCGGCTGGTGCAGGAGGTGGTGCGGGAGCGGCTTTCCGGGGATGAGCGCACCGCCTGGGCCGGCAGGGTTTGTACGCTGATGGATGAAATCTTCCCATTTGAGTGGAATGATCCCGACACCTGGGCGGCGAGTTCCGCCCTGCGGCCCCACGCCCAGGCCGCCGCCGCGCAAGCCGGGCGGCTGCAAGTGTCACTTGAGCAGGCCGCAAGATTATACGATAAAATCGGTTGCCACTTGCACAGGCAGGCGGTTTACAAACAGGCGCTTGCCGCGCATCAAAAAGCGCTCCAACTTGCGGAAAATGAGCTTGGGCAGGATCATGAAAAGGTTGCAATATTTGCTAACAACCTCGGTGTAGTGCTTAAAGAAATGGGCGATTATCCCGCTGCGAAAGAGCACTACGAGCGGGCACTGCGGATTGACGAGGTAATCTACGGCCCGGATAATCCAAACGTCGGAATACGGGTAGGCAACCTTGGCGGTGTGCTTAGGGCCATGGGTGATCTGGTGGGAGCGAAAGAGCACTACGAGCGAGCGCTAAAGATACATGTGAATGTCTATGGCCCGGACCATCCTGATGTTGCAACTGGTGTCAGCAACCTCGGCATAGTGCTTCAAGATACGGGCGATCTGACGGGTGCGAAAGAGCACTACGAGTGGGCGCTACGGATTCACGAGGCCGCTTACGGCCCGGACCATCCTACTGTTGCAATAGACGTCAACAACCTCGGTGATGTACATCGAGAGATGGGCGATTATACCGCTGCGAAAGAACACTACGAGCGGGCGTTACGGATTGACGAAGCAGCCTATGGCCCGGACCATCCTGCTGTTGCAATAGGAGTCAGCAACCTCGGCGCCGTGCTTGGAGCCATGGGCGACTATGCCGCTGCGAAAGAGCACTACGAGCGGGCGCTACGAATTTGCGAAACCACACTCGGCCCTAAGCACCCTTCAATGGCTACCCGGCTGAACAATCTCGCCATTGTGCTCGAAAAAATGAGCGATTATGTGGGTGCGCAAGATTACTACGAGCAAGCCTTACGGATTGCCGAGGCAGCCTACAGCCCGGACCATCCTGAGGTTGCTACGGTTCTTCACAACCTTGGGGAATTGCTTGAAAATATGGGTAAACTTGAAAAGGCAAAAGAGCACTACGAGCGGGCGCTGAGAATCCTCCGCCAGTTCCTGGGCGATGACCACTCGAAAACAAAAGCAACCGCCGCGTTTTTGGAGCGGGTCAATAAAAAGCTAAAGGATTAA
- a CDS encoding haloacid dehalogenase-like hydrolase: MAEIIGIVFDFDDTLAPDTTSAFLAHWGVDPDEFWTGSVNPLLAEGWDPIPAYLYRMIELSRRRPPGERITDQKLREFGRKVRFQPGATAIFDKLIQSISESYPDTALEFYVVSSGIRRIIANTKISKRFHRIWASDFHCHPDTGEIVFPRNVVSFTDKTRFLFQISKGFAGPEYDSRPFEVNRRVSRESLRVPFSRMVYVGDGYTDVPCFALIRKGGGVALGVYDPGRREKWRRAWGFVEDERVSNLVPADYSKGGALEHSLIMAVDRIAGDIRREGRG; encoded by the coding sequence TTGGCGGAAATTATCGGCATTGTTTTCGATTTCGACGACACCCTGGCCCCGGACACCACCAGCGCGTTCCTGGCCCACTGGGGCGTGGACCCCGACGAGTTCTGGACCGGGAGTGTCAACCCTCTGCTCGCCGAGGGCTGGGACCCGATCCCGGCCTACCTCTACCGGATGATCGAGCTTTCGCGCCGGCGGCCGCCGGGGGAGAGGATTACGGATCAGAAACTCCGGGAATTCGGCCGCAAGGTACGTTTCCAGCCCGGTGCCACAGCCATCTTCGACAAGCTGATCCAATCCATCTCCGAGTCGTATCCCGATACCGCGCTCGAATTCTACGTGGTCTCCTCCGGCATCCGCAGGATTATCGCCAATACGAAAATCAGTAAAAGATTCCACCGGATCTGGGCGTCGGATTTTCACTGCCACCCCGACACCGGCGAGATCGTGTTCCCGCGCAACGTGGTATCTTTCACCGACAAGACCCGGTTCCTGTTCCAGATCAGCAAGGGGTTCGCCGGCCCCGAGTACGACTCCCGGCCGTTCGAGGTCAACCGCCGGGTAAGCCGGGAAAGCCTGAGGGTTCCGTTCAGCCGGATGGTGTACGTGGGCGACGGTTACACCGACGTACCGTGTTTCGCGCTGATCCGCAAAGGCGGCGGCGTGGCGCTCGGGGTCTACGACCCTGGCCGGCGCGAGAAATGGCGGCGCGCCTGGGGCTTTGTCGAGGATGAGCGCGTATCGAACCTGGTCCCGGCCGACTACTCCAAGGGCGGCGCCCTGGAGCACTCGCTGATCATGGCGGTCGACAGGATTGCAGGGGATATCAGGCGGGAGGGGCGGGGGTGA